The Triticum aestivum cultivar Chinese Spring chromosome 6D, IWGSC CS RefSeq v2.1, whole genome shotgun sequence genomic sequence GATCCAGGCAGGAAGTTGGATAATGCGCCCAATCAAACTAAGGCGTTGGAGTAGTGGTGGCGGTGGGTTCACGCCGTGGAGAAACTCAAAATTGATCGCACTCTCCGTTGGTGAAGGATTCCATTCCAGGTGGAGCGATCGCAGAATGCTTGTCTTGCTCAGGGACGTGGAAAGCATAGGCAAAGACTCCTGTATGAACTCACCCGTTTGGAAATTGCTCTCGATTATGATACGTATTTCCTGCAGTTGTGCCATCTTGCCGATCTCTTGGGTAACTAATTGAACATTGTGGCCATCGAGGATTCCCGTGTCCAAGATGCGCAATGACTTCATGTTCCCTAGCCCCCGTGGCAGAAGCCATGTACTGCACCTGAGGCACTCTAGTTTGCTCAGCTTAGCCACAGTTCGTGGCAGTCCCACTCCGATGCCCGTGTTTTTTATATCAAGAGTTTCCAAGTGCTCTAGATTACCAACTTTGCGAGGCATCACTGAGATGCGCGTACCCCTCAAGCTCAAAAACCTGAGAAGATACAATCGGCAGACATCTCTCATGTGCTTGTTTTGCAAGGCCCGACAATCGTTCAGGTCAAGTACCCTGAGCAATTTGAACTCACCTAGACTATCTAGTAGCTTGCCGAGGCCATCAGACTGAAACATGGTCAGGGACCGGACATGTTGTAGCTTCATCGCCTCAATGACATGCCTTGCATGATGCTTCTTGTCATGATTGTTATCATGGATGGAGAGGCGACGAATCTTGCCACGACTATGTGACATCCCTCCGTGTTGCCGCCCTACCAAGCAAACAAAGTTAGACTCTTGGGATTTGGACACCATGACCTCAAGGATCATATCATGCACTCGGCAGCCTTCTACCTCCACTTCTCCCAAACCGAAATCCATGTGCAAACACTTGTCTAGTTGAATCATATTCCTACTTATCAGCTCATTGAAGTATTCTTCCGCAACCTCCAACAAAGTCAACCCCCGCTTCTCGGTGACCAAACCTTCAGCAATCCATCTATATAGCAACCTATCCTTGGCAATCACATAATCCTCTGGGAAAATGCTGAGATACAACATACAAGCCTTGAGATGATGAGGCAAGTAGTCATAGCTAAGTGCAAGCAACCGCCTCATCCCCTCGAGATTAGGGTGGTTCTCCAGCTGAGAACCAATTGATCTAGAAACTCTTTCCCACATCTCTATACCCTCAGCCGACCTATAGCTTCCGAAAAGGCTGGCGATGCTAACGATGGCCAATGGCAATCCCGCACATCTTTTCAAAATTGTGTCCATGAAAACTTTAAGTTCTGAGGGGCAATCTGTGGAGCCAAATACTCTCTGCACAAACAGCTTCTGAGAGGCTTCGAGTTCCAAGGTCTTCATATGATGGACAAAGTACTCTGAGACACTAGCTGCCTTGGCCACCTCGTCTATCCGGGTTGTCAAAATGATTCTGCTGCCACAATTGTTTTCTGCCAATCTACCACGGATAGCTTCCCAGGATGATAGGCTCCATACATCATCGACCACAATGAGACACCTGGTATAATTGGACATATACATGCATGGAATTAGATGTTTTGTGTACATGGAAAAGAATAGTTAGAAATAGTTATTCTAATAGAAATAGCAAAAACATTTACAACAACTAAGGTGTTTGTTTCTTTTTTCGGCAAACAAAAAAGGACTCTACAAATGGCAGCTAAGATTTTTTTGTCCATGCGTTGCAATAGTGTACTAAGATGTTATGTGATTCATCCCTGTGATTTCTATCCACTCTAATTGTATGATAAGCAATGTATGAAGTATGCAACATACAGGTACATAACAGTATGGTGGTCACTTATTTTTATTTCATATAATTTCCTCCgctccaaaatataaggtgtattaactTTATTTGGAAATCAAACATTTAtttgtttgaccaagtttatagaagaaAATATCAACATCTCCAGCACCAAATAAATAAAAGATGAAAATAGATTTCATGGATACAATTAACAATACTAATTTGCTGTAGATATTACATTTTTTTTTCTGAAAGTTTGGTCAGAAATAGAAAGTTTTGTCCTTTCAAAAAAAATTGCACTGTTCTGAGCAACCACTAAAAATTTCTCGTTGTTGGCATAAACCCCTTATTCTGTCACGTTAAATTTCTTTCCCTTTTTCCCTTCACATGAAAGTAACATAGTGCCCGTTTGGAGCTTATTTGTGCGCCCACGTCTAGCGCCGCCGTCAGCTACGCGGGTGATCGTCAAGTCGAGTGATAGCACGATTTGCACTATGGCCAAGACTGCCTATCACCCGGTCCTTTCTGATAGTATTCGTTACATAGTTTTAAATAGCAGACTATGACAAATACTGACGGCACAAAAATGGTGTTGTAGCGCCGCTAAATGGCACTAAAGCGCACTAAATGACACTAAGGCTGCAAAAATGTATACAATAGAaacaaataaaatatgaaaaaaaaattatgATGGATCCAATGATACAAATTTGATAATGTGGATGTTGATATATTTTTTTCTAAAAACCTGGTCAAACATGCACCTATTTGACTTTTAAAACACTAATGCACCttatattttagaacggagggagtataattaaTCTAGTGTGATGTCCTTCGAAACGCTATAGCACTGAGATATCATGCTATTTAAAACTTTGGTTTGCTAGCTACATGTAAGCAATGAGAAGAAATAGGAAAACCGCGGAAGTTCGAGCACAAAAAAAACTTGTTTGATCTCCTTACTTGAGCTATCTATATTTCCCACCCTCACGCGCGCATGTGTTTGTCGTGAAGTATGCCAGGTGCTGACACTCACATGTACTAAAACTTGGAGGACTTTGTACTCTCTTTGTCCAGGTTTATTAAGCCTTACaacatcacaagcatgtccattttTATAAGGCCTCGTTTTGGAaagatgcatgcatgcaaccactttattgGTTGCATTGAGAGTCATTATTGTTCGCGCCATGGATTGAGAATTAATATGTTGCATGCGTGCTTTTTCATTGGTTGCATGCGTGAGAAAGGGCATAGACagtg encodes the following:
- the LOC123142272 gene encoding disease resistance protein Pik-2-like, which translates into the protein MESAAKSIASKVGQVLVDELQDIRGVGNKVVHLRDELATMNAALRIISEADQDKVDHLVREWEKQVHDLAYDAEDCTDTYSLRIIRPSPPPPDDFAGNKLIFSWAGYLLGRAKRVARYPYEKLVLQRTLAADIKDLLARTTTISERRVRYGIDRAELPRAASFIPVSASSISASALRRAHNPDQFVGITDQVSALAVKIKAADQDEDDKSLKVFSIVGFGGLGKTTLAMEVCRQLDKEFPRQAMVSVSQAFAGEKDVKGLLVRVLQQILKEKQPNGKQTITEGEAMGTSTTQGNQLHVDRMDVDDLSKKIKELLKQTRCLIVVDDVWSLSSWEAIRGRLAENNCGSRIILTTRIDEVAKAASVSEYFVHHMKTLELEASQKLFVQRVFGSTDCPSELKVFMDTILKRCAGLPLAIVSIASLFGSYRSAEGIEMWERVSRSIGSQLENHPNLEGMRRLLALSYDYLPHHLKACMLYLSIFPEDYVIAKDRLLYRWIAEGLVTEKRGLTLLEVAEEYFNELISRNMIQLDKCLHMDFGLGEVEVEGCRVHDMILEVMVSKSQESNFVCLVGRQHGGMSHSRGKIRRLSIHDNNHDKKHHARHVIEAMKLQHVRSLTMFQSDGLGKLLDSLGEFKLLRVLDLNDCRALQNKHMRDVCRLYLLRFLSLRGTRISVMPRKVGNLEHLETLDIKNTGIGVGLPRTVAKLSKLECLRCSTWLLPRGLGNMKSLRILDTGILDGHNVQLVTQEIGKMAQLQEIRIIIESNFQTGEFIQESLPMLSTSLSKTSILRSLHLEWNPSPTESAINFEFLHGVNPPPPLLQRLSLIGRIIQLPAWISLLTHLTKFEVGWSQLAGDQLFGVLCKLPNLQTIQLGEYSYVGPKLVAHEDHSFPVLKILKVSLCPTMIIFEEGSMKKLETLAFVVDDMNMNVLGLENLENLKEVKIRGKDDNQAMKHAVVQLKTLSESKPIKVVVDELSYVPSF